From the genome of Mesorhizobium japonicum MAFF 303099, one region includes:
- the putA gene encoding bifunctional proline dehydrogenase/L-glutamate gamma-semialdehyde dehydrogenase PutA: MPLDTIRQQIRANYLPDEDEAVKRLAEATGLSAADRDAISARAADLVRAVRGSSDPRLMEVFLSAYGLSTKEGVALMCLAEALLRVPDTETMDDLIADKIAPHDWSAHSGGSSSIFVNASTWALMLTGRVLDEGEGGIEGTLRSMVRRLGEPVIRKAVAAAMREMGEQFVLGRTIAEAVKRGRPMTQKGYLYSFDMLGEAARTEADALRYHKAYADAISSLDAGSNGPDIRQNHGISVKLSALHPRYEVAQKEEMLPVMAERLLSLALAARHSRMGLNIDAEEADRLDLSLDVIERVLAEPELAGWNGFGVVVQAYGPRAAFVIDWLYALARKYDRTIMVRLVKGAYWDTEIKRAQTLGLAGYPVFTRKANTDVSYMACAKKLLGMTDRIYPQFATHNAHTVAAILSMATNRDSFEFQRLHGMGEALHETVRQAEGTRCRIYAPVGAHSDLLAYLVRRLLENGANSSFVHQLTDEDVEPEDIARDPLETVESQGPAANPAIARPSQIFGAGRRNSRGFDITDTVTLAAIDKARAAFAGPDRWHAKPITRAAGYGKPHPVVNPAKPDEVVGTVHEAAAKQVAIAVRIAVEAQPAWAKRPVGERAAILNRAADLYEANAVEFFALATREAGKSLADGVAEVREAVDFLRYYAAEAANAETGTQARGAIVCISPWNFPLAIFTGQIAAALVTGNSVIAKPAEQTPLIAFRAVELLREAGVPEDIIQLLPGDGPSVGGPLTADPRIAGVCFTGSTEVAKLIEKQLAETAAPDAMLIAETGGLNAMIVDSTALPEQAVRDILASAFQSAGQRCSALRVLYVQKDVEKKMLDMLKGAMEALNIGDPWRISTDVGPVIDDEAQASIRDYCTRKGLEGRLIAKLEAPKDGRFVAPHVFRVKGIEEMEREVFGPVLHVASFDADEIDAVIAAINRKGYGLTFGLHTRIEGRVQHFVDGIHAGNIYVNRNQIGAVVGSQPFGGEGLSGTGPKAGGPHYLRRFRKGPEAGTEVGEGHKVTATELADNLPDPALGGWSTRPDRIAILRKHLRGKGAAAIGAAAAIDFGQVDLPGPTGEANTLSLSPRGRVLCLGPDAETLLAQTIQALAAGNAVLAVAPGAPAALSALTGKGLPLAAIDGRPDPVEARALRVDVVAFSGTPEAARIVRQVIADRTGPIVPLVSEVLNPAAYAHERAVCVDTTAAGGNASLLAAA, from the coding sequence ATGCCGCTCGACACCATCCGCCAGCAGATCCGCGCCAACTATCTGCCCGACGAAGATGAGGCCGTGAAACGATTGGCCGAGGCGACAGGGCTTTCGGCTGCGGATCGCGACGCGATCTCGGCGCGAGCCGCCGATCTGGTGCGGGCGGTGCGCGGCTCGTCCGATCCCCGGCTGATGGAGGTTTTCCTCTCGGCCTACGGCCTTTCCACCAAGGAGGGCGTGGCGCTGATGTGCCTGGCCGAGGCGCTGCTGCGCGTGCCCGACACCGAGACGATGGACGATCTCATCGCCGACAAGATCGCGCCGCATGACTGGTCGGCGCATTCGGGTGGTTCGAGCTCGATCTTCGTCAACGCCTCGACCTGGGCGCTGATGCTGACCGGCCGCGTGCTGGACGAGGGCGAGGGCGGTATCGAAGGCACGTTGCGCTCCATGGTGCGCAGGCTGGGCGAGCCGGTCATCCGCAAGGCGGTGGCCGCCGCCATGCGCGAGATGGGCGAACAGTTCGTGCTCGGCCGCACCATTGCAGAAGCCGTCAAGCGCGGCCGGCCGATGACACAGAAGGGCTACCTCTATTCCTTCGACATGCTGGGCGAGGCGGCCCGCACCGAGGCCGATGCACTGCGCTACCACAAGGCCTATGCCGACGCGATTTCGTCGCTCGATGCCGGCTCCAATGGTCCCGACATCAGGCAAAACCACGGCATCTCGGTCAAGCTTTCGGCGCTGCATCCGCGCTACGAAGTGGCGCAGAAGGAAGAGATGCTGCCTGTCATGGCCGAGCGGCTGCTGTCGCTGGCGCTTGCGGCCAGACATTCGCGCATGGGTCTCAACATCGACGCCGAGGAGGCCGATCGCTTGGATCTGTCGCTCGACGTCATCGAGCGCGTGCTGGCCGAGCCGGAACTCGCCGGCTGGAACGGCTTTGGCGTGGTCGTGCAAGCGTATGGGCCGCGCGCGGCCTTCGTCATCGACTGGCTCTATGCTCTGGCCAGGAAATACGACCGCACCATCATGGTGCGGCTGGTCAAGGGCGCCTATTGGGACACCGAGATCAAGCGGGCGCAGACGCTCGGACTTGCCGGCTATCCCGTCTTCACCCGCAAGGCCAACACCGACGTTTCCTACATGGCTTGCGCGAAGAAACTGCTTGGCATGACCGACCGCATCTATCCGCAATTCGCCACCCACAACGCCCACACCGTCGCGGCCATCCTGTCGATGGCCACGAACCGCGATTCCTTCGAATTCCAGCGCCTGCATGGCATGGGCGAGGCGTTGCACGAGACGGTGCGCCAGGCCGAAGGCACGCGCTGCCGCATCTATGCGCCAGTCGGCGCGCATTCGGACCTGCTGGCCTATCTGGTCCGCCGGCTGCTCGAGAACGGCGCCAACTCCTCCTTCGTGCACCAACTGACCGACGAGGATGTCGAGCCGGAAGACATCGCGCGCGATCCGCTCGAAACGGTCGAAAGCCAAGGCCCTGCCGCCAATCCGGCGATTGCCAGGCCGTCGCAGATTTTTGGCGCAGGCCGCCGCAATTCCAGAGGTTTCGACATCACCGACACGGTGACGCTGGCGGCCATCGACAAGGCCAGGGCGGCGTTCGCCGGGCCGGACCGCTGGCATGCCAAGCCGATCACGCGGGCCGCCGGCTATGGCAAGCCGCACCCGGTCGTCAATCCGGCCAAGCCCGATGAAGTGGTCGGGACGGTTCACGAGGCCGCCGCCAAGCAGGTCGCGATCGCCGTGCGCATCGCGGTGGAGGCGCAGCCGGCCTGGGCGAAGCGTCCCGTTGGCGAACGCGCCGCCATCCTCAACCGCGCCGCCGATCTCTATGAAGCCAATGCGGTCGAGTTCTTCGCGCTCGCCACCCGCGAGGCCGGCAAATCGCTGGCCGATGGTGTGGCGGAAGTGCGCGAGGCCGTCGACTTCCTGCGCTACTACGCCGCCGAGGCGGCAAACGCCGAGACGGGCACGCAGGCGCGCGGCGCGATCGTCTGTATTTCGCCGTGGAATTTCCCGTTGGCGATCTTCACCGGCCAGATCGCGGCAGCACTCGTTACCGGCAATTCGGTCATCGCCAAGCCGGCCGAACAGACACCGCTGATTGCCTTCCGCGCCGTCGAGTTGCTGCGCGAGGCCGGCGTGCCGGAAGACATCATCCAACTGCTGCCCGGCGACGGCCCATCGGTCGGCGGACCGCTGACCGCCGACCCACGCATTGCCGGCGTCTGCTTCACCGGCTCGACCGAAGTCGCCAAGCTGATCGAGAAACAGCTGGCCGAGACCGCGGCACCCGACGCCATGCTGATCGCCGAGACCGGTGGTTTGAACGCCATGATCGTCGATTCCACCGCGCTGCCCGAGCAGGCGGTGCGCGATATACTGGCCTCTGCCTTCCAGAGTGCCGGCCAGCGCTGCTCGGCGCTGCGCGTGCTCTACGTGCAGAAGGACGTCGAGAAGAAGATGCTGGACATGCTGAAGGGCGCCATGGAGGCGCTCAACATCGGGGATCCCTGGCGGATTTCGACTGATGTCGGTCCGGTCATCGATGATGAGGCGCAGGCCTCTATCCGTGACTATTGCACCAGGAAAGGTCTCGAGGGGCGGCTGATCGCCAAGCTCGAGGCGCCGAAGGACGGGCGCTTCGTCGCGCCGCATGTCTTCCGGGTCAAGGGCATCGAGGAGATGGAGCGCGAAGTGTTCGGGCCGGTGCTGCACGTCGCCAGCTTCGACGCCGATGAGATCGATGCTGTCATCGCTGCCATCAACCGCAAGGGCTATGGCCTGACCTTCGGCCTGCACACCCGCATCGAAGGTCGCGTCCAGCATTTCGTCGACGGCATCCATGCTGGCAACATCTACGTCAACCGCAACCAGATCGGCGCCGTGGTCGGTTCCCAGCCCTTTGGCGGCGAGGGGCTTTCCGGCACCGGGCCGAAGGCTGGCGGCCCGCATTATCTGCGCCGCTTCCGCAAGGGGCCGGAAGCCGGCACAGAGGTTGGCGAGGGCCACAAGGTGACGGCGACCGAACTGGCCGACAATCTGCCCGATCCGGCCCTCGGCGGCTGGTCGACGCGCCCGGACCGGATCGCCATCCTGAGGAAGCATCTGCGCGGCAAGGGCGCTGCCGCCATCGGCGCTGCCGCTGCAATCGATTTCGGCCAGGTCGACCTGCCCGGCCCGACCGGCGAGGCCAATACGCTGTCGCTGTCGCCGCGCGGGCGGGTGTTGTGCCTGGGGCCGGATGCCGAGACGCTGCTCGCCCAGACCATCCAGGCGCTCGCCGCCGGCAATGCAGTGCTGGCCGTGGCCCCTGGGGCGCCGGCCGCCTTGTCGGCGCTGACCGGCAAGGGCTTGCCGCTCGCGGCGATAGATGGCCGCCCCGATCCGGTCGAGGCGCGCGCGCTGCGCGTCGATGTCGTCGCTTTCTCGGGTACGCCGGAGGCCGCGCGCATCGTGCGCCAGGTGATCGCCGACAGGACCGGCCCGATCGTGCCGCTGGTCAGCGAGGTGCTCAATCCGGCCGCCTATGCGCATGAGCGCGCGGTCTGTGTCGACACCACGGCCGCGGGCGGCAATGCCAGCCTGCTTGCCGCGGCCTAG
- a CDS encoding antibiotic biosynthesis monooxygenase family protein, which translates to MCIAMNRFKVQNGSEADFEAVWKNRDSSLAEMKGFREFHLLRGPVNETEGCTLFASHTVWASQDDFVAWTKSENFRAAHRNVGTTKVHYLGHPQFEGFSVVEGA; encoded by the coding sequence ATGTGCATCGCCATGAACCGCTTCAAGGTGCAGAACGGCTCGGAAGCCGATTTCGAGGCCGTGTGGAAGAACCGCGATTCCAGCCTTGCCGAGATGAAGGGTTTTCGGGAATTCCATCTGCTGCGTGGCCCGGTCAATGAGACCGAGGGCTGCACACTGTTTGCCTCGCACACGGTGTGGGCGAGCCAGGACGATTTCGTCGCCTGGACCAAGTCGGAGAATTTCCGCGCCGCGCACAGGAATGTCGGCACGACGAAGGTCCACTATCTCGGCCACCCACAATTCGAGGGCTTTTCGGTCGTCGAGGGCGCCTGA
- a CDS encoding hemin-degrading factor, whose translation MDQRVKPAPHEIRRARTENPKTRERDLAAQLGISEAELVAAHCGDGVVRIEPRVNDLLTGLEAVGEVMALTRNESAVHEKIGVYDKVVTGNHNAMVLGENIDLRIFPKVWAHGFAVEKRDGDEIRRSLQFFDATGKAVHKVHLRPASSLYAYQKLVASLESSNQEPTVDISGSISDDRSEAGATAVSPDDLRDRWSRLTDVHQFFGMLKTLKLSRRQAVRMVGTDYAWLLDNDAVGAMFHHAAEGEMPIMCFVGNRGCIQIHSGPVRSIKPMGPWINVLDETFHLHLRTDHIQEVWAVRKPTKDGHVTSLEVYAADGEMIIQFFGKRHEGESERDDWRFLAENLPRIPSPTAA comes from the coding sequence ATGGACCAGCGCGTAAAACCCGCCCCGCATGAAATCCGGCGGGCACGGACAGAAAATCCGAAGACGCGCGAGCGTGACCTGGCCGCCCAGCTCGGCATTTCGGAAGCCGAGTTGGTCGCCGCGCATTGCGGCGACGGCGTCGTTCGGATCGAACCGCGCGTCAACGATCTCTTGACCGGTCTCGAGGCGGTCGGCGAGGTGATGGCGCTGACCCGCAACGAAAGCGCCGTGCACGAAAAGATCGGCGTCTATGACAAGGTCGTCACGGGCAACCACAATGCCATGGTGCTTGGCGAGAATATCGACCTGCGCATCTTCCCAAAGGTCTGGGCGCATGGCTTTGCCGTGGAGAAGCGCGACGGCGACGAGATCCGCCGTAGCCTGCAGTTCTTCGACGCGACGGGCAAGGCGGTGCACAAGGTGCATCTGCGTCCGGCCTCCAGTCTCTATGCCTACCAGAAGCTGGTCGCTTCGCTGGAATCGTCCAACCAGGAACCGACGGTCGATATTTCAGGGTCGATCTCCGACGATCGGAGCGAGGCCGGGGCAACCGCCGTCAGCCCTGACGATCTGCGCGACCGCTGGAGCCGGCTGACCGACGTGCACCAGTTCTTCGGTATGCTGAAGACGCTGAAGCTCAGCCGCCGTCAGGCTGTGCGCATGGTCGGAACGGACTATGCCTGGCTGCTCGACAATGATGCGGTCGGCGCCATGTTCCACCATGCCGCCGAAGGCGAGATGCCGATCATGTGCTTCGTCGGCAACCGCGGCTGCATCCAGATCCATTCCGGACCGGTCAGGTCGATCAAGCCGATGGGACCGTGGATCAACGTTCTGGACGAGACCTTCCACCTGCATCTACGCACCGACCACATCCAAGAAGTCTGGGCGGTGCGCAAGCCGACCAAGGATGGTCATGTCACCTCGCTCGAGGTCTATGCCGCCGACGGCGAGATGATCATCCAGTTCTTCGGCAAGCGCCATGAAGGCGAGAGCGAGCGCGACGATTGGCGGTTCCTGGCCGAGAACCTGCCGCGTATTCCAAGCCCGACGGCAGCGTGA
- the hemP gene encoding hemin uptake protein HemP: MNTHNPNDFRYRVRRSDDASTRFDRIPLAVRTLSSNTLFQGEHEIGIEHHGALYRLKITRQGKLILNK, translated from the coding sequence ATGAACACGCACAATCCCAACGATTTTCGTTATCGCGTCCGCCGTTCCGACGATGCCTCCACCCGCTTCGATCGGATCCCGCTGGCGGTGCGAACGCTCTCCAGCAACACGCTGTTCCAGGGCGAGCACGAGATCGGCATCGAGCATCATGGCGCGCTCTACCGGCTGAAGATCACCCGGCAGGGCAAGCTCATTCTCAACAAGTAA
- a CDS encoding FecCD family ABC transporter permease yields MVDQSIAGPVKVMANASEGDRSGRARIVILLLCLGLAAAMLLSLTSGASDASAVSVLKGSLLGGIPSDAALSARDSLIIYDIRLPRIVLGMLVGAALAVSGAVMQGLFRNPLADPGLIGVSAGSSLGAVAIIVLGTTVLAPVMALLGTPALPLAAFFGGLASTLVLYQVATRRGQTSVATMLLAGIALAAFAMALTGILIFMADDRQLRDLTFWSLGSLGGATWAKIGSVGPIIILALAAMPFLARGLNALALGEATAGHLGIPVQRLKYTAIIGVSAAIGASVAVSGGIGFVGIVVPHLLRLLIGPDNRYLLPASALLGASLLLLADAVARTVVSPAELPIGIVTAIAGAPFFLWILLRKRGVVDL; encoded by the coding sequence ATGGTCGATCAATCGATCGCCGGCCCGGTGAAGGTCATGGCGAATGCATCCGAAGGTGACCGCTCCGGCCGCGCCCGCATCGTCATCCTGTTGCTGTGCCTCGGGCTCGCGGCCGCCATGCTTTTGTCGCTCACGTCAGGGGCATCGGATGCTTCGGCCGTCAGCGTCCTCAAGGGCTCGCTTCTTGGGGGCATCCCGAGCGATGCGGCGCTGAGTGCGCGCGACAGTCTGATCATTTACGACATCCGTTTGCCGCGCATCGTTCTCGGCATGCTGGTCGGCGCGGCGCTCGCGGTCTCGGGCGCCGTCATGCAGGGGCTGTTCCGCAATCCGCTGGCCGATCCCGGCCTGATCGGCGTTTCTGCCGGCTCCAGCCTCGGCGCGGTGGCCATCATCGTGCTCGGCACCACGGTGCTGGCGCCCGTGATGGCCTTGCTCGGCACGCCTGCGCTGCCGTTGGCGGCCTTCTTCGGGGGCCTTGCCTCGACACTGGTGCTTTATCAGGTCGCGACGCGACGTGGCCAAACCTCGGTCGCCACCATGCTGCTTGCCGGCATCGCCCTGGCAGCCTTTGCCATGGCGTTGACCGGCATCCTCATCTTCATGGCGGACGATCGCCAGCTGCGCGACCTGACGTTCTGGTCACTCGGATCGCTTGGCGGCGCGACATGGGCGAAGATCGGTTCCGTCGGACCGATCATCATACTGGCGCTGGCGGCGATGCCTTTCCTGGCGCGCGGCCTCAACGCGCTGGCGCTGGGCGAGGCGACCGCCGGCCATCTCGGCATTCCGGTACAGCGGCTGAAATACACGGCGATCATCGGTGTCTCGGCGGCGATCGGCGCCTCCGTCGCCGTCAGCGGCGGCATCGGCTTCGTCGGCATCGTCGTGCCGCATCTGCTGCGCCTGCTGATCGGTCCGGACAATCGCTATCTCTTGCCGGCTTCGGCGCTGCTTGGCGCCTCGCTGCTGCTGTTGGCCGATGCCGTCGCGCGCACCGTCGTGTCGCCGGCCGAATTGCCGATCGGCATCGTCACCGCGATCGCGGGCGCGCCGTTCTTCCTGTGGATCCTGCTGCGCAAGCGCGGCGTGGTCGATCTCTGA
- a CDS encoding heme/hemin ABC transporter substrate-binding protein has translation MRFFPTLPAMRRSMFAPIVGLSLAALQPAGAAEGVSVFSDPSKIAAIGGSITEIVYALGEEKRLVARDSTSNYPKAALALPDVGYMRALSPEGVLSVNPTGILTLHGSGPKEAVDVLKKTSIPFIEVPEHYSHDGILEKVRIVGKALGVDAKAEVLAKELDAKLTSAEKQTASIKERKRILFVLSLQGGKILAAGSETAADGMVKLAGGVNAVDGFSGYKQMSDEAIITARPDVILMMSNAGPPVSDDELFGTPSIASTPAGTARKLIRIDGGYLLGFGPRTADAIHDLAVSLYGAEVTD, from the coding sequence ATGCGGTTTTTCCCGACCCTGCCGGCCATGCGCCGATCGATGTTTGCCCCGATCGTCGGCCTTTCCCTTGCCGCGCTGCAGCCGGCCGGCGCCGCCGAGGGCGTCTCGGTCTTCTCGGATCCGTCGAAGATCGCCGCCATAGGCGGTTCGATCACGGAAATCGTCTACGCGCTTGGCGAGGAGAAGCGCCTGGTGGCGCGCGATTCCACCAGCAATTATCCGAAAGCGGCGCTTGCCTTGCCCGATGTCGGTTATATGCGCGCGCTGTCGCCGGAAGGCGTGCTGTCGGTCAATCCGACCGGCATCCTGACGCTGCACGGAAGCGGCCCCAAGGAAGCCGTCGATGTGCTGAAGAAAACCAGCATCCCCTTCATCGAAGTGCCCGAGCATTATAGCCACGACGGCATCCTCGAGAAGGTCCGCATCGTCGGTAAGGCGCTTGGCGTCGATGCCAAGGCCGAGGTGCTGGCCAAGGAGCTCGATGCCAAGCTGACATCAGCCGAAAAGCAGACAGCCTCGATCAAGGAGCGCAAGCGCATCCTGTTCGTGCTGTCGCTGCAGGGCGGCAAGATCCTGGCGGCCGGCAGCGAAACCGCGGCCGACGGCATGGTCAAGCTGGCAGGCGGGGTCAACGCCGTCGATGGCTTCTCCGGCTACAAGCAGATGTCCGACGAGGCAATCATTACCGCCAGGCCTGACGTGATCCTGATGATGAGCAATGCCGGGCCGCCGGTGTCGGACGACGAATTGTTCGGCACCCCGTCGATCGCCTCGACGCCGGCCGGAACCGCGCGCAAGCTGATCCGCATCGATGGCGGCTATCTGCTCGGCTTCGGGCCACGCACGGCCGACGCCATTCACGACCTCGCCGTCTCGCTCTATGGCGCTGAAGTCACGGACTGA
- a CDS encoding energy transducer TonB yields MTFACRPLQFPAREMQEISPLPNAGSELAIAPAEPLAVARPAARWPIAIVVSGLLHAAVAAFFLISPAGTFDFRNAEQPEGSDRAGDKVAGSALDKDPAAINVTLESKPQPTKPEPAVRPVPPAKPSQPEREAVKQTRDPIQEAAKPLPKPLPEAVKQPPVTPDILVAATPRPDDRSLAARTETPAQSSVQAESAEIPVAVPDQPPIPSARPTPAAAPAKAADEKRGTADGQDRLAQAASKGKRQNEAGSAA; encoded by the coding sequence TTGACTTTTGCCTGCCGGCCGCTGCAATTTCCGGCCCGCGAGATGCAGGAAATCAGTCCCCTCCCCAACGCCGGCAGCGAGCTGGCAATAGCGCCGGCCGAGCCGCTTGCAGTCGCGCGGCCAGCGGCCCGATGGCCCATTGCCATTGTCGTCTCCGGCCTGCTTCACGCCGCTGTGGCGGCATTCTTTCTGATCTCGCCCGCCGGCACATTCGATTTCCGGAATGCGGAGCAACCGGAAGGCAGCGATCGCGCAGGCGACAAGGTGGCCGGCAGCGCTCTGGACAAGGACCCGGCGGCGATCAATGTCACGCTGGAGTCGAAACCGCAGCCGACCAAACCGGAGCCGGCGGTCAGACCGGTGCCACCGGCAAAGCCCTCGCAGCCTGAGCGGGAAGCCGTGAAGCAAACTCGAGACCCCATCCAGGAAGCAGCCAAGCCGCTGCCCAAGCCTTTACCGGAAGCTGTCAAACAGCCACCGGTCACACCGGACATACTGGTGGCGGCGACCCCTCGCCCTGATGACCGGAGTTTGGCCGCCAGGACCGAAACACCGGCACAGTCGAGCGTCCAGGCCGAGAGCGCTGAGATACCTGTCGCCGTTCCGGACCAACCGCCGATCCCCAGCGCCAGGCCAACTCCGGCCGCCGCCCCTGCAAAAGCAGCGGACGAGAAGCGCGGCACGGCAGACGGCCAGGATCGGCTGGCGCAGGCAGCCAGCAAAGGCAAAAGGCAGAACGAGGCGGGCTCCGCCGCTTAA
- a CDS encoding TonB-dependent hemoglobin/transferrin/lactoferrin family receptor: protein MGFLNWELRGRSAANGVAALLASVAAIALSAPSAHAQQATQPAGEQTDQSKKADQEKAATAGATLLDKILVISRTGETAIESLASASHVDQEQLAHRMATTPNEMLLGVPGVATQADARRVSTSINIRGLQDFGRVAVIVDGARQDFQRSDHGTQSTFYIDPELVKSVDVIRGPVANTYGSGAIGGVVFFDTKDAADFLKPEETWGASVTGRYESNGKGWTTSATGAYRFNENWDALGNIVYRNYDNYKDGGGDTVNGTGFDVLSGLLKTSIRPTENSELKLGWVGSSDGWDETSGGMPVNDVDLKSNTFTARYNITDEDKSWLDLHINTSYNKTNLDLTSLVPQKRFDPITGLPTVLPAGSQSTFDVGTTGIDIWNTSRFETGGIAHELTYGGDWVGDDVKTGGTAGGDSFYTPSGKRNVSGAYVQDKLTWDWLEVIAGLRYDNYSLKDSTRETSGDRLSPRITVGVSPFESAGLAGLQFYGTYAEGYRSPSLTETLISGNHPAGVTFPFLPNPNLRPETGKTTEFGINYRQNDIFEPGDALRVKAAYFHNNVDDYIDGVTLSPFAPGSGCPFGPGIPICFQYQNFAQAKIDGFELEGVYDAGWGYAGLSASITNGHTISYKGVEADLATIPSSQVTAQLGLRFLEDKLTVGGEVQYNGKPKGNAVAEDYTLVNAFASYQATDNLKVDFRADNLFDVKYANPLNGSTTVAVYEPGITLKLAATMRFGG, encoded by the coding sequence ATGGGGTTTTTGAACTGGGAATTGCGCGGCCGGTCGGCGGCGAACGGTGTGGCGGCTTTGTTGGCGAGCGTGGCGGCGATCGCCCTGTCCGCGCCATCGGCGCATGCCCAACAGGCAACGCAGCCGGCGGGCGAGCAGACAGATCAATCGAAGAAGGCTGACCAGGAAAAAGCCGCCACCGCGGGCGCGACGCTGCTCGACAAGATTCTGGTCATCAGCCGCACCGGCGAAACGGCGATCGAATCACTGGCCTCGGCCAGCCATGTCGACCAAGAGCAACTCGCCCACCGCATGGCGACGACGCCGAACGAGATGCTGCTGGGTGTGCCCGGTGTCGCGACACAGGCTGACGCCAGGCGCGTCAGCACCAGCATCAACATACGCGGCCTGCAGGATTTCGGCCGCGTCGCGGTTATCGTCGATGGCGCACGCCAGGATTTCCAGCGTTCAGACCATGGCACCCAGTCGACCTTCTATATCGACCCCGAGCTCGTCAAATCCGTCGATGTGATCCGCGGTCCGGTCGCCAACACCTATGGTTCGGGCGCCATCGGCGGCGTCGTCTTCTTCGACACCAAGGACGCCGCCGACTTCCTCAAGCCGGAGGAAACATGGGGCGCTTCGGTGACCGGACGCTATGAGAGCAACGGCAAGGGCTGGACCACCAGCGCCACCGGCGCCTACCGTTTCAACGAGAACTGGGACGCGCTCGGCAACATCGTCTACCGCAACTACGACAACTACAAGGATGGCGGCGGCGACACCGTCAACGGCACCGGCTTCGACGTGCTGAGCGGTCTGCTCAAGACCAGCATACGGCCGACCGAGAACAGCGAGTTGAAGCTGGGCTGGGTCGGCTCAAGCGACGGCTGGGACGAAACCAGCGGCGGCATGCCGGTCAACGACGTCGACCTGAAGTCGAACACCTTCACCGCCCGTTACAACATCACGGATGAGGACAAGAGCTGGCTCGATCTCCACATCAACACCTCGTACAACAAGACCAATCTCGACCTGACCAGCCTTGTCCCGCAAAAGCGGTTTGATCCCATAACGGGTCTTCCCACTGTCCTGCCGGCGGGGTCGCAATCGACTTTCGACGTCGGCACCACGGGTATCGACATCTGGAACACGTCGCGCTTCGAAACAGGCGGGATCGCCCACGAATTGACCTATGGCGGCGACTGGGTCGGCGACGATGTGAAGACGGGCGGCACGGCCGGCGGCGACAGTTTTTACACGCCTTCGGGCAAGCGCAACGTCTCCGGCGCCTATGTCCAGGACAAGCTCACCTGGGACTGGCTCGAGGTCATCGCTGGGCTGCGCTACGACAATTACAGCCTGAAGGACAGCACCCGCGAGACCTCGGGCGACCGGCTGTCGCCGCGCATCACCGTCGGCGTCTCGCCGTTCGAGAGCGCCGGCCTTGCGGGTCTGCAATTCTACGGCACCTACGCCGAAGGCTATCGGTCGCCGTCGCTGACGGAAACGCTGATCAGCGGCAACCACCCGGCGGGCGTCACCTTCCCGTTCCTGCCCAATCCCAATCTGCGGCCCGAGACCGGCAAGACGACGGAATTCGGCATCAACTACAGGCAGAACGACATCTTCGAACCCGGCGACGCGCTTCGCGTCAAGGCGGCCTACTTCCACAACAATGTCGACGATTATATCGATGGTGTGACCCTGTCGCCGTTCGCTCCGGGCAGCGGCTGCCCGTTCGGACCCGGCATTCCGATCTGCTTCCAGTATCAGAATTTCGCCCAGGCCAAGATCGACGGCTTTGAGCTGGAAGGCGTCTACGACGCCGGATGGGGCTATGCCGGGCTTTCGGCTTCGATCACCAATGGCCACACCATTTCCTACAAGGGTGTGGAAGCCGATCTCGCCACCATCCCCTCTTCGCAAGTCACCGCCCAGCTCGGGCTGCGCTTCCTCGAGGACAAGCTGACCGTCGGTGGCGAGGTTCAGTACAATGGCAAACCAAAGGGCAATGCTGTGGCCGAGGACTATACGTTGGTCAATGCCTTCGCCAGCTATCAGGCGACCGACAATCTGAAGGTCGATTTCCGCGCCGACAATCTGTTCGACGTCAAATACGCCAACCCGCTGAACGGCAGCACGACAGTCGCGGTCTATGAGCCGGGCATAACGCTGAAACTGGCGGCAACCATGCGGTTTGGAGGTTGA
- a CDS encoding energy transducer TonB family protein — MYRAVPPSLQATARSNTVVTFVIGRQGNIDELRVVESSGSATFDQIVLGFVRKAAPFPPIPPKVGNSLEFTGAIGPF; from the coding sequence GTGTATCGAGCAGTACCGCCTTCGTTGCAAGCGACCGCGCGCAGCAACACCGTTGTCACCTTCGTCATCGGCAGGCAGGGCAACATCGATGAGCTGCGTGTCGTCGAAAGCTCGGGCTCGGCAACTTTCGACCAGATCGTGCTTGGTTTCGTTCGCAAGGCGGCCCCTTTCCCTCCGATCCCGCCAAAGGTTGGCAACAGTCTGGAATTCACCGGCGCGATCGGTCCGTTCTGA